The following are encoded together in the Salvia hispanica cultivar TCC Black 2014 chromosome 6, UniMelb_Shisp_WGS_1.0, whole genome shotgun sequence genome:
- the LOC125193104 gene encoding uncharacterized protein LOC125193104, with translation MGDYREQIDEINGLLLSDDKARAYSNLLQLQEISTADSSAVEALAGSSSTIISSLVADISYNDEEIAAQALKCLGFMIYHPAVVASIGGRDADVLIDSLVKVITTTKIKTVCNLGVWCISIQQLSSSMLDQHLHSLLRAVTYALDNPIGSLSITFEAMQAVVKLVSSLTEQMRETSSLWIPPIYRRLVSLDKRDRDMSERCLLKIGPLIFPPPVSLSKALAVDMKKKLLGAIKELLGQGMKIPCLQAWRWFIRLLGPHALKTKHLVNEMLEILKLTFSDYDSQIQIASLVAWEGLIDALIELVVLNNTEAEAERNLKKIKLIMAPLIGIMSSKCDVSVQASCLSTWSYLLHKLEDSVNCQSLIITVWEPIIEVVFQAGPDNKNIWLWNFCLDHLHSLLRGVNQQASGNQHNKEPLLLPDKSSVNGHMGIEKCQLRHYPLKCSPWKLSQLEFLIKTITIIVDRGSNESVDPEFRELTSNAALRLFGCLLEAVQRAFRCVSITYDKVMQSLNTLFGFLEKMCDNMTSKVDNNYYDPHICLQFVKMVTERLEPSILESPLYKVGSELKCIKNMELATETTHGLVADICFRGLDDKVLPVVYLSNNYFSVVAKSLSNAPECESVFEHLQGYLKFLLTSYNPHEILHALTCSLYKNIRLNTLQSWVVVANCFKELIDGKKDPSLLRMETDNIGYSILLRLLSYPFALLSVSDINPEVQTVVDAWDLLYVSVDRASQCLHLPAKSFSVDLCAVLNGLIDQIASVDTRNELKENKCSDEFVLLYGNVMICVMKQMVWGMRSEARHYMDSEFRKFGFTSWMLLAARFMKLFWMNIHRTGQSLLSVASRFLEELVKFVACLHHKEDVLILVEAVSSPLLEWLSEMHLLDSNSSHNLQILWSQMLKCLQQGQPSVQFDSSFLNFQAPLLERTLDHPNSVISAATTNFWNSTYGLQSKLEFPKALVPTLDKLSRNGKLKICSRNHYATSSLDKYKVTNTLKKCSKRVEMLSNPGHGSKGCENINLGAKRKRGELTEHQKEVRRAQQGRTRDSSGHGPCIQTYTALDFSQGNEESQDSQR, from the exons ATGGGGGATTATAGAGAGCAGATTGATGAGATCAATGGCCTTTTACTATCAGATGACAAAGCTCGGGCATACTCGAATCTACTACAATTGCAGGAAATATCGACCGCCGATTCTTCCGCCGTGGAGGCACTCGCCGGTTCATCTAGCACCATCATATCCTCCCTCGTCGCGGATATATCCTATAATGATGAAGAAAT AGCTGCGCAGGCTTTGAAGTGTTTGGGTTTTATGATTTACCACCCTGCTGTTGTGGCTTCCATCGGAG GTCGCGATGCTGATGTACTAATTGACTCCCTGGTTAAGGTCATCACAACAACTAAAATCAAG ACTGTATGCAATTTAGGTGTGTGGTGTATATCAATCCAACAATTGAGTTCATCCATGTTGGATCAACACTTGCATTCTTTGCTAAGGGCAGTTACATATGCCCTTGACAATCCAATCGGTTCACTTTCAATAACTTTTGAGGCAATGCAG gCTGTGGTGAAGTTGGTATCTTCGTTGACAGAACAAATGAGAGAGACTTCAAGTTTGTGGATTCCACCAATTTATAGAAGGCTTGTCAGTCTTGATAAAAGAGACAGAGATATGTCAGAGAGATGTTTGCTGAAGATTGGGCCCTTAATATTTCCTCCAccagtttctctctctaag GCACTTGCTGTGGATATGAAGAAGAAATTGCTCGGCGCTATTAAAGAGTTGTTGGGCCAAGGCATGAAGATTCCTTGTCTGCAGGCATGGAGATGGTTTATTCGTTTGCTTGGGCCACATGCTTTGAAAACTAAACATTTGGTTAATGAAATGTTGGAAATTCTGAAGCTTACTTTCTCAGATTATGACTCACAAATTCAGATTGCATCCCTG GTCGCCTGGGAAGGCCTCATTGATGCTTTAATTGAGCTTGTAGTTCTCAACAACACCGAGGCTGAAGCTgagagaaatttaaaaaagataaagctTATAATGGCACCCCTCATAGGAATTATGTCAAGTAAATGTGATGTATCTGTTCAGGCTTCCTGCTTGAGCACATGGTCTTATCTACTACACAAACTTGAAGATTCTGTTAACTGTCAGTCACTGATCATAACAGTCTGGGAGCCTATTATAGAAGTGGTCTTCCAAGCTGGACCAGATAATAAGAACATCTGGTTGTGGAATTTCTGTCTGGATCACTTACACTCTCTACTACGTGGAGTAAATCAGCAAGCATCTGGCAATCAACATAACAAGGAACCACTACTTTTACCTGATAAAAGTTCCGTAAACGGTCATATGGGTATTGAGAAGTGCCAATTAAGGCATTATCCATTAAAATGTTCACCTTGGAAGCTTTCTCAACTGGAGttcttaattaaaacaataaccATCATTGTAGATCGAGGATCAAATGAGAGTGTTGATCCTGAATTTAGAGAACTGACAAGTAATGCAGCTCTAAGGTTATTCGGATGTCTGCTAGAAGCAGTTCAGAGAGCTTTCAGATGTGTATCCATTACATATGACAAGGTTATGCAATCTCTTAATACTTTATTCGGATTCCTGGAGAAAATGTGTGATAACATGACTTCAAAAGTTGATAACAACTACTATGATCCTCACATATGCCTTCAATTTGTAAAGATGGTGACTGAGAGATTAGAACCCTCCATTCTTGAGTCTCCTCTCTACAAGGTGGGATCAGAGCTTAAGTGCATTAAAAACATGGAACTTGCTACTGAGACTACACATGGGTTGGTGGCAGATATCTGCTTTAGGGGTCTCGACGATAAGGTTCTTCCAGTTGTATATCTGAGTAACAACTATTTTTCTGTAGTTGCAAAGTCATTATCAAATGCCCCTGAGTGTGAATCTGTGTTTGAGCATTTGCAAGGATATCTGAAGTTTTTGTTAACTTCATACAACCCTCATGAAATTCTTCATGCGCTTACTTGTTCACTTTATAAGAACATCAGGCTTAACACCTTACAGAGCTGGGTAGTTGTAGCTAACTGTTTTAAAGAATTGATAGATGGCAAAAAGGATCCGTCACTATTGAGAATGGAGACTGACAACATTGGTTACTCTATTTTATTGCGCCTCTTGTCGTATCCATTTGCTTTGCTGTCAGTCTCTGATATAAATCCTGAGGTCCAGACTGTCGTGGATGCATGGGATTTGCTTTATGTGTCTGTTGACAGAGCCTCACAATGTCTCCATCTCCCTGCCAAGAGTTTCTCTGTAGATCTTTGTGCAGTACTAAATGGACTCATCGATCAAATTGCATCAGTTGACACCAGAAATGAgctgaaagaaaataaatgcagTGATGAATTTGTTCTACTCTACGGGAATGTTATGATATGTGTCATGAAGCAAATGGTTTGGGGTATGAGGTCGGAAGCCAGACATTATATGGATTCTGAATTCAGAAAATTCGGCTTCACGAGCTGGATGTTATTAGCAGCTCG GTTTATGAAGCTTTTCTGGATGAATATACACAGAACTGGCCAATCCCTTCTCTCTGTGGCTTCAAG ATTTCTGGAGGAATTAGTCAAATTTGTTGCATGCCTACACCACAAGGAAGATGTTCTGATATTGGTTGAG GCCGTATCAAGCCCATTGCTCGAATGGCTATCCGAAATGCATCTTCTCGACAGCAATTCTAGTCATAATCTTCAGATTTTATGGTCTCAAATGCTGAAATGTTTGCAGCAAGGTCAGCCATCAGTCCAGTTCGATTCTTCATTCCTCAATTTCCAGGCGCCGCTCCTTGAAAGAACTCTCGATCACCCTAATTCAGTCATCTCCGCAGCCACAACTAATTTCTGGAATTCAACTTATGGCCTCCAAAGCAAGCTTGAATTTCCTAAAGCCTTAGTTCCGACATTGGACAAGCTGTCCAGAAAcggtaaattaaaaatatgcagCAGAAATCACTACGCTACCAGCAGCCTAGACAAATACAAGGTGACGAATACTC